A genomic window from Polaribacter gangjinensis includes:
- a CDS encoding THUMP domain-containing class I SAM-dependent RNA methyltransferase encodes MNTDFKMVATTIFGLENVLADELRKLGAQDVQEGIRSVSFKGDKGFMYKANIALRTAIRILKPIKVTKIYDEEDLYDAIKKIKWDEFLKVDGSFAVGAVVNSPNFTNNSHYIALKSKDAIADYFRDKYQKRPDVDLDYPDLKIHVHIQKDLLTVSLDSSGDSLHKRGYRTATNIAPINEVLAAGMVLLSGYIGDENFIDPMCGSGTILIEAAMIANNIPANINRKHFAFENWKDYDEDLYFTIQDALLKKIRSSHFKIMGFDKAPSAIVKAKQNIISANLEEFIGVHHVNFFNSKKEVFGNTTILFNPPYGERLNVELAEFYKKIGDTLKHNYPGSTAWLITSNIDALKHVGLKTSKRIPLKNGDLDCKFVRYDLYEGSKKASKNNSDAL; translated from the coding sequence ATGAATACTGATTTTAAAATGGTGGCTACTACAATTTTCGGTTTGGAAAACGTTTTGGCTGATGAATTACGAAAATTAGGTGCCCAAGATGTTCAAGAGGGCATAAGAAGTGTTTCTTTTAAGGGAGACAAAGGTTTTATGTACAAGGCAAATATTGCTTTGAGAACGGCAATCCGTATTTTAAAACCAATCAAAGTCACTAAAATTTATGATGAAGAAGATTTGTATGATGCCATTAAAAAAATAAAATGGGATGAATTTTTAAAGGTTGATGGTAGTTTTGCTGTTGGTGCAGTAGTTAATTCTCCTAATTTCACAAATAATTCGCATTATATTGCTTTAAAATCGAAAGATGCCATTGCTGATTATTTTAGGGATAAATATCAAAAAAGACCAGATGTTGATTTGGATTATCCCGATTTAAAAATTCACGTGCATATCCAAAAAGATTTGTTGACAGTTTCTTTGGATTCTTCAGGCGATTCTTTGCACAAACGTGGGTACAGAACAGCCACAAATATTGCGCCTATCAACGAAGTTTTGGCAGCAGGAATGGTGTTATTGTCTGGTTATATTGGTGATGAAAATTTCATAGATCCTATGTGTGGTTCTGGAACAATTTTGATTGAAGCAGCCATGATTGCCAATAATATCCCAGCAAATATCAATAGAAAACATTTTGCTTTTGAAAATTGGAAAGATTATGACGAGGATTTGTATTTTACCATTCAAGATGCATTGTTAAAAAAAATAAGAAGTTCTCATTTTAAAATTATGGGATTTGACAAAGCTCCCTCAGCCATTGTAAAAGCAAAGCAAAACATCATTTCAGCCAATTTAGAGGAATTTATTGGTGTGCATCACGTAAATTTTTTCAATTCTAAAAAAGAAGTTTTTGGCAATACAACCATTTTGTTCAATCCGCCTTATGGTGAGCGTTTAAATGTTGAACTTGCTGAGTTTTATAAGAAAATAGGAGATACCTTAAAACACAATTATCCAGGTTCAACAGCTTGGTTAATTACTTCAAATATAGATGCTCTCAAACATGTTGGTTTAAAAACATCCAAAAGAATTCCATTAAAAAATGGAGATTTAGATTGTAAGTTTGTGCGTTATGATTTGTATGAAGGTTCTAAAAAAGCGTCTAAAAATAATTCAGACGCCCTTTAG
- a CDS encoding class I SAM-dependent methyltransferase, translated as MRTKDWFTDWFNTPYYHILYKDRNDIEAQQFMRNITQFLPLPENALLLDLPCGKGRHSVFLNSLGYKVIGADLSENSIQFAKKFENQKLKFIIQDMREPFDLQYDAVFNLFTSFGYFKEDSEDILVLQNIKNCLKENGFFVFDFLNASFVKDTLVTEETKIVDGISFHIQREIVDGFILKHIAFFADGEHHHFTERVKYLDLQKMTTFFEKVGLNLQYVFGDYQLNTFDETNSKRLILIAQ; from the coding sequence ATGAGAACAAAAGATTGGTTTACTGATTGGTTCAATACGCCCTATTATCATATTTTGTATAAAGACAGAAATGATATTGAGGCGCAACAGTTTATGAGAAATATCACCCAATTTTTACCACTTCCTGAAAATGCGTTGTTGTTGGATTTACCTTGTGGAAAAGGACGTCATTCCGTCTTTTTAAATTCATTAGGCTATAAAGTTATTGGTGCAGATTTGTCTGAAAATAGCATTCAATTTGCAAAAAAATTTGAAAATCAAAAATTAAAGTTCATCATACAAGATATGAGAGAACCCTTTGATTTACAATACGATGCAGTATTTAACTTATTTACTAGTTTTGGGTATTTTAAAGAAGATTCAGAAGATATTTTAGTGTTGCAAAACATAAAAAATTGTTTGAAAGAAAACGGATTTTTTGTTTTTGATTTTTTAAATGCTTCTTTTGTAAAAGACACTTTAGTTACCGAAGAAACTAAAATAGTTGATGGAATTTCATTCCACATTCAGAGAGAAATTGTAGATGGTTTTATTTTAAAGCATATTGCATTTTTTGCTGATGGTGAACATCATCATTTTACAGAAAGAGTTAAATATTTAGATCTTCAAAAAATGACTACTTTCTTCGAAAAAGTGGGATTGAACTTACAGTATGTTTTTGGAGATTATCAACTGAACACCTTTGATGAAACCAATTCTAAAAGATTAATTTTAATTGCACAATGA